The following are encoded together in the Lathyrus oleraceus cultivar Zhongwan6 chromosome 3, CAAS_Psat_ZW6_1.0, whole genome shotgun sequence genome:
- the LOC127127290 gene encoding WRKY DNA-binding transcription factor 70, translating to MENENLGHGRGKVIDELLRGRELANQLRNILNESGDVDDNNGSTTPFAEHLLKEVLMTFTNSLLFLNNTQTSEVSDVQLTKSEDSLESNCKSTSIVKERRGCYKRRKVSQTWEKESEYLVEDGHQWRKYGQKTILNTKFPRNYYRCTHKIEQGCKATKQVQKIQEDPSLFKTVYYGHHTCRILQSPEIIVDSSLSPSHHSSMFLSFDNSFPTPAKQDCPFLSSPSYPSTSSSIISSLKKECKEEIVYPPHSSSANDYYLSGLTFDDSEKDVTLSSTLDSHQLGVNIPDILYDDVLNWPLS from the exons atggaaaatgaaaatcTAGGTCATGGCCGTGGGAAGGTGATTGATGAGTTATTAAGAGGACGTGAACTTGCAAATCAACTTAGAAATATCCTCAATGAAAGTGGTGATGTTGATGATAATAATGGATCAACAACACCATTTGCTGAACATCTTTTGAAGGAAGTGCTTATGACCTTTACCAATTCTCTCTTGTTCTTGAATAATACTCAAACTTCTGAGGTCTCTGATGTGCAACTCACCAAATCTGAAGATTCTCTTGAGAGTAATTGCAAGAGTACTTCCATTGTTAAGGAACGAAGAGGTTGTTACAAAAGAAG AAAAGTTTCACAAACATGGGAGAAGGAATCTGAATATCTAGTGGAAGATGGTCATCAATGGAGAAAGTATGGCCAAAAAACTATCCTCAACACCAAATTCCCAAG GAACTACTACAGGTGCACTCATAAAATTGAACAAGGTTGCAAAGCAACAAAACAAGTGCAAAAAATTCAAGAGGATCCATCTCTTTTCAAAACAGTCTACTATGGCCATCACACATGTAGAATCTTACAAAGCCCTGAGATCATTGTGGATTCATCACTTTCTCCTTCTCATCACTCCTCCATGTTCCTTAGCTTTGACAACTCTTTCCCAACACCAGCCAAACAAGATTGTCCTTTTCTCTCATCACCTTCTTAtccatcaacatcatcatcaataATATCATCATTGAAAAAGGAGTGCAAGGAAGAGATTGTTTATCCTCCTCATTCATCTTCAGCTAATGATTATTACCTCTCTGGACTCACTTTTGATGATTCAGAAAAGGATGTCACACTATCATCAACCCTTGATTCTCATCAACTAGGTGTCAATATTCCTGATATCTTGTATGATGATGTCCTTAATTGGCCTCTTTCTTGA